A region of uncultured Carboxylicivirga sp. DNA encodes the following proteins:
- a CDS encoding adenylate/guanylate cyclase domain-containing protein, with the protein MGTKILIVDDSATMLAIISDIVERSIPDAELLSANDGRDACKQAVRHLPDLILMDWEMPNMNGLEAVSKLKRNELTSDTPIIMLSASDATDNIKLAFEAGAMYYIKKTVEETELIARIKSSLAISSQIKDLKAQRNQLMLSNHKNDTILRSILPAPILAQVKQYGSIPPKRYRNAVVMFVDMVDFTSKSGKMSHGTLLRELQEIFKEFDRVIESQFCTRIKTIGDAYMAACGMFHELENPELQGVKTAIKLREAIAKRNQTNSIQWEIKIGLYSGDVICSSVSTTNLSFDIFGETVNMAARMQNACEPDQINISEEIQKKVKDYYHIVTRTARKVKGKGTIPMYYIHRAINNETSPKQKGATSISNPLFLLN; encoded by the coding sequence ATGGGCACTAAAATTTTAATAGTAGACGACTCTGCAACAATGCTGGCCATAATAAGCGACATTGTTGAAAGGAGTATTCCTGATGCAGAACTCTTATCTGCCAATGACGGAAGGGATGCCTGCAAACAGGCTGTACGTCATTTACCAGATTTGATTCTGATGGATTGGGAAATGCCTAACATGAATGGGTTGGAGGCCGTTTCGAAGCTAAAACGAAATGAACTTACATCAGACACTCCAATAATAATGCTATCTGCATCAGATGCAACTGACAACATAAAACTGGCTTTTGAAGCCGGAGCTATGTATTATATCAAAAAAACAGTTGAAGAAACAGAATTAATTGCCCGTATAAAATCTTCTTTAGCAATATCTTCTCAAATTAAAGATTTAAAAGCTCAACGTAATCAGTTAATGCTGTCGAATCATAAAAACGACACTATTTTACGATCGATTCTGCCTGCTCCTATTTTAGCACAGGTAAAACAATATGGCTCAATACCTCCCAAAAGGTACCGCAATGCCGTTGTAATGTTTGTTGACATGGTAGATTTTACATCTAAATCAGGTAAAATGTCTCATGGTACATTACTACGTGAGTTACAGGAAATATTTAAAGAATTTGACAGAGTTATTGAATCTCAGTTTTGCACACGCATAAAAACCATTGGTGATGCCTACATGGCTGCATGTGGGATGTTTCACGAATTAGAAAATCCAGAACTACAAGGAGTAAAAACTGCTATTAAACTAAGGGAGGCAATCGCAAAAAGAAACCAGACTAATTCAATTCAATGGGAAATTAAAATTGGTCTTTACAGTGGTGATGTAATATGTAGTTCGGTAAGTACAACCAATCTATCGTTTGATATATTTGGTGAAACGGTTAATATGGCTGCCAGAATGCAAAATGCCTGCGAACCAGACCAAATAAACATTTCAGAGGAAATTCAGAAGAAAGTAAAAGATTACTATCACATTGTAACCCGCACTGCACGCAAAGTCAAAGGAAAGGGAACCATACCTATGTATTATATCCATAGAGCCATAAATAATGAAACAAGTCCTAAACAAAAAGGGGCCACTTCGATCAGCAACCCCTTGTTTTTATTGAACTAA
- a CDS encoding WbuC family cupin fold metalloprotein: MIINDELLKPVIEESRNNNRRRKNYNFHRVLEDPLQRMLNVLQPDSYVQPHRHMNPDKREAFIILKGKLLVVIFNEGGEIMDSAVLDNTTGSYGYDIDAGIFHSIIALEPDTVVYEVKDGPYFPLDDKNFASWAPAEGDANALSYNEELKKKLL, from the coding sequence ATGATTATTAATGACGAATTATTAAAGCCGGTTATTGAAGAATCAAGGAACAATAACAGGAGAAGAAAGAATTATAATTTTCATAGGGTTTTGGAAGATCCATTGCAGCGAATGTTGAATGTTTTACAACCTGATAGCTATGTTCAGCCTCACAGACATATGAATCCTGATAAGCGTGAAGCATTTATAATTCTAAAAGGAAAATTGTTGGTCGTTATCTTTAATGAAGGGGGAGAAATAATGGACTCTGCTGTTTTGGATAATACAACCGGATCGTATGGGTATGATATTGATGCAGGAATTTTTCATTCTATAATTGCCCTTGAGCCTGATACAGTTGTGTATGAAGTTAAAGACGGACCCTATTTTCCATTAGATGATAAAAACTTTGCCTCATGGGCCCCAGCTGAAGGGGATGCAAATGCATTAAGTTATAATGAAGAATTAAAAAAGAAACTTTTATAG
- a CDS encoding response regulator transcription factor yields the protein MSIKIIIADDHQLFIDGIKSLLATEKEICIIAEASNGFELIKYVENGMSPDLIITDIRMPIIDGVTTTRALTKDFPEIPVLALSMYDQCADVIEMLDAGAKGYITKNIERTELLTAIKTVICGDYYFSEKLPIKVEDWKKQRTNTESRKLTKRENEILDLIVKGRSTLEIAQQLKISKFTIDTHRKNIHKKLNIKSNVGLVNYAIKESNQNHSFDV from the coding sequence ATGAGCATAAAAATAATCATAGCTGATGATCACCAATTATTTATTGACGGAATTAAATCTTTATTAGCAACCGAAAAGGAGATCTGTATAATAGCCGAAGCAAGTAATGGGTTCGAATTAATTAAATATGTTGAAAATGGAATGTCGCCTGATTTGATTATTACCGATATCCGAATGCCAATCATTGATGGTGTTACAACAACCAGGGCACTCACAAAGGACTTTCCGGAAATCCCGGTTTTAGCCTTGTCGATGTATGATCAATGTGCTGATGTTATTGAGATGCTGGATGCAGGGGCTAAAGGTTATATTACCAAAAATATTGAACGTACTGAACTCCTAACTGCGATCAAAACTGTTATTTGCGGAGATTATTATTTTAGTGAAAAACTACCAATAAAGGTTGAAGACTGGAAAAAACAGAGAACAAATACTGAAAGCCGTAAACTTACTAAACGAGAAAACGAAATCCTTGATCTAATAGTAAAGGGTAGAAGTACGCTGGAAATTGCACAGCAACTTAAAATTAGCAAATTCACCATAGATACTCATCGTAAAAATATTCATAAGAAGCTTAATATTAAGTCTAATGTAGGTTTAGTTAATTATGCAATAAAAGAATCCAATCAAAACCATTCCTTTGATGTCTAA
- a CDS encoding sensor histidine kinase yields the protein MKPKPQDHNMFVHSFNLSSLFSFRIKLLFALFQMIPLFVSANNAEIDSLHSKLKIYTNDFDLAKANLQLSKLYERIDLNLGKKHALTALQYQSNDSILAETYNQLGRNYFYRTQLDSAIYYFVKTKDLLIKTGNAERASIVDISLGAIYLRQGNYNQTIEILTQSAAYFEEVQDDLNAAKCYSNIASAMAELENYDKAIEFSNKALNIFKANNLTQYQLITLPNLAAQYFKVGDTITAIKYNLEAEQLAKQQDNTRSLSIIYNNLGSIYLDKDPEKAKYYLDRTIALKKQLNLLTGLEVTQGNLGYIHLKNKEYKKALYYYNLVAQKVNGKQLIFAYDQIAECYKGLNQFSRALEYAERSRVLNDSLLNANNQEIFNEIQTKYETQKAKRELSELKLTNLEINIARNRNRILFFIALAFLTLSLFFGYIHQIWTKRKQLLIKQELKIKEQEVEQIMKRQELQGIDAIIDAQEKERSRIANDLHDNLGSKIATLKLYIEGIQSLPDENIHNIKPELKQLQTLSDDTYQEIRKIAHNKNTNALIAKGLITATQTISNQISDSNQLQIEVINVDIDDHININSTIEIQLFRIIQELLTNIIKHAKASECIIQFSVDDDELVVMVEDNGIGFNIEEINIGYGLTNIEKRIDKLNGQYNIDSALNNGTTIILKVPL from the coding sequence ATGAAACCAAAACCTCAAGATCACAATATGTTTGTCCATTCTTTTAACTTAAGTTCGTTATTCTCTTTTCGAATAAAACTTCTATTTGCATTGTTTCAGATGATCCCTTTATTTGTTAGTGCCAACAATGCCGAGATAGACAGTCTGCATTCAAAGCTAAAGATTTATACAAACGACTTTGATTTAGCCAAAGCCAATCTTCAGCTTTCCAAGCTTTATGAGCGTATTGATTTAAATCTTGGCAAAAAACATGCACTTACCGCTCTGCAATATCAATCAAACGATTCGATTCTTGCCGAAACGTATAATCAGCTTGGACGCAATTATTTCTATCGAACACAACTGGACTCAGCCATCTATTATTTTGTAAAAACGAAAGATCTGCTGATAAAAACAGGTAATGCTGAACGGGCTTCTATTGTAGATATAAGTTTGGGAGCTATTTATTTACGACAAGGAAATTACAATCAAACAATTGAAATACTAACTCAAAGTGCTGCTTATTTCGAGGAAGTACAAGATGATCTGAACGCAGCCAAATGCTACAGCAATATTGCCAGCGCAATGGCAGAACTTGAAAATTATGATAAAGCTATTGAGTTTAGTAATAAAGCTTTAAACATATTTAAGGCTAATAATCTGACTCAGTATCAACTAATAACTTTGCCAAATCTTGCTGCCCAATATTTTAAAGTTGGCGATACTATTACTGCAATTAAATACAATCTGGAAGCCGAACAATTAGCCAAACAGCAAGATAATACCCGATCGCTCTCTATTATTTATAATAATCTAGGAAGTATATACTTAGATAAAGATCCTGAAAAAGCAAAATACTATCTGGATAGAACCATCGCTTTAAAAAAGCAACTTAATCTGTTAACCGGACTTGAAGTTACACAAGGGAATCTGGGATATATTCATTTAAAAAACAAAGAATATAAGAAAGCTTTGTACTACTACAATCTTGTAGCACAAAAAGTGAATGGTAAACAACTTATTTTCGCTTACGACCAAATAGCAGAATGCTATAAAGGATTGAATCAGTTTTCAAGGGCACTGGAATATGCTGAACGGTCCCGAGTTCTTAATGATAGCCTTCTGAATGCTAACAACCAGGAAATATTCAATGAGATTCAAACCAAGTACGAAACCCAGAAAGCAAAACGCGAGCTATCTGAACTTAAACTAACCAATCTGGAAATTAACATTGCACGAAACCGAAACCGCATTTTATTCTTTATTGCACTGGCCTTTCTGACTCTTTCTTTGTTCTTTGGATATATTCACCAAATATGGACTAAACGCAAACAACTACTCATAAAACAGGAGCTGAAAATTAAAGAACAAGAGGTTGAACAAATCATGAAAAGGCAAGAATTGCAAGGCATTGATGCCATTATTGATGCCCAGGAAAAAGAGCGGAGTCGTATTGCAAACGATCTACATGATAATTTAGGAAGCAAAATTGCCACTCTAAAATTATATATTGAAGGAATACAGAGTTTACCTGATGAGAATATTCACAATATTAAACCGGAATTGAAGCAATTGCAAACTTTATCAGATGATACTTATCAGGAAATCAGAAAAATAGCACATAACAAAAACACCAATGCATTAATTGCCAAAGGGCTGATTACAGCTACCCAAACCATATCAAATCAGATATCAGATAGTAATCAATTGCAAATAGAAGTTATTAATGTGGATATTGATGATCACATAAATATAAATTCAACCATTGAAATTCAACTCTTCAGAATAATTCAGGAATTACTAACGAACATCATCAAACATGCAAAAGCATCAGAATGTATCATTCAATTTTCTGTTGATGACGATGAGTTGGTTGTAATGGTTGAAGATAATGGTATTGGATTCAATATTGAAGAAATTAATATAGGATATGGTCTGACAAATATCGAAAAGAGGATTGACAAACTTAACGGGCAATATAATATTGACTCTGCATTGAACAATGGAACTACTATTATTTTAAAAGTACCATTATGA
- a CDS encoding T9SS type A sorting domain-containing protein: protein MNKLFTLFALFSMLSFAFSEKSTAIEYAGGDGTENNPFQIATLDQLKTLSETVADWDKHFILIDDIDASTTSTWNSSNGFSPIGNKTNNFTGSLNGHNHSISGLTCNVQYTDYQGLFGYVINATIINVVMENCLVKGKEYTAALVGYANSSIISNCNAVGGLVQGANGNTVAGLIGMATTSSEVTYCYTNLEVRTGYGFTGGLMGSLVGNSIMKYCFSFNIVNSTGGYGAKSFGGLVAQNNTSTIEDCYSHATVNGYQWVAAFAGRNYSNTTTIASIKNCYATGAVSGTYTTAGFIGSNEGASTATNCYFDTETTGLSNGIATDENSQTPIGYETSMFADADNFAEWDFDKTWIIKTVPEYDANPRPYLQWQFGYNLNFATNGNGSISGELNQIIKRADDAATVEAIPNTSYEFIEWQTEDGTSFSTENPITIQNMTSNINLTAIFSLSTGNESSSVPKTLVYPNPTKGKVFISAEGIKQVELLNLKGSTINIYNFSNSESCLDLSSYTKGLYLLRITTEKTSLIEKIIIE from the coding sequence ATGAACAAACTTTTTACCCTTTTCGCATTATTCAGTATGCTTTCATTTGCATTCTCTGAAAAATCTACTGCCATCGAATACGCTGGCGGTGACGGTACAGAAAACAATCCTTTTCAGATTGCCACACTTGATCAATTAAAAACACTTTCCGAAACAGTTGCTGACTGGGACAAACACTTTATCTTAATCGATGACATTGATGCAAGCACAACTTCTACATGGAACAGTAGTAATGGTTTTTCACCTATTGGTAATAAAACCAATAATTTTACTGGTTCGTTAAACGGGCATAATCATTCCATTAGCGGATTGACTTGTAATGTTCAATATACAGATTACCAAGGCTTATTCGGCTATGTCATAAATGCAACAATCATTAATGTAGTAATGGAAAATTGCCTTGTTAAAGGTAAAGAATATACTGCTGCTTTGGTAGGATATGCAAACAGTTCGATCATTAGTAACTGCAATGCCGTTGGCGGATTAGTACAAGGAGCTAATGGTAATACTGTAGCAGGATTAATTGGCATGGCAACCACTTCAAGTGAAGTTACCTACTGTTATACTAATCTGGAAGTTAGAACAGGATATGGTTTTACAGGTGGTTTAATGGGTAGTTTGGTAGGTAACTCTATCATGAAATACTGCTTTTCGTTTAACATCGTAAACAGTACAGGAGGTTACGGAGCTAAATCATTTGGAGGATTAGTTGCTCAAAACAATACTTCAACAATTGAAGATTGCTACAGCCATGCAACTGTTAATGGATATCAATGGGTGGCAGCTTTTGCTGGTAGAAATTATTCAAACACAACAACAATCGCATCAATTAAGAACTGCTATGCGACAGGTGCAGTTAGTGGAACCTATACAACGGCAGGATTCATTGGATCAAATGAAGGAGCATCAACTGCAACAAATTGTTATTTCGATACAGAAACAACAGGACTTTCAAATGGCATCGCTACTGACGAAAATTCACAGACACCAATCGGTTATGAAACTTCAATGTTTGCAGATGCCGATAACTTCGCAGAATGGGATTTTGACAAAACATGGATTATTAAAACAGTTCCCGAATATGATGCTAATCCACGCCCCTATCTTCAATGGCAATTTGGTTATAATTTAAACTTTGCAACAAATGGAAATGGAAGTATAAGTGGAGAATTAAATCAGATTATTAAACGAGCCGATGATGCTGCAACTGTAGAAGCTATTCCTAATACTTCGTATGAATTTATAGAATGGCAAACTGAAGACGGCACTTCATTTTCAACTGAAAATCCTATTACAATACAAAATATGACTTCAAACATAAATCTTACAGCTATATTTTCATTATCAACCGGAAATGAATCATCATCAGTGCCAAAAACCTTAGTTTACCCAAACCCAACAAAAGGAAAAGTTTTCATTTCTGCTGAAGGAATCAAACAGGTTGAATTATTAAATCTAAAAGGATCTACAATAAACATATATAACTTCAGCAATTCTGAATCTTGCTTAGATTTATCATCCTATACGAAAGGACTTTATTTATTAAGAATAACAACAGAAAAAACCTCCTTAATTGAAAAGATAATTATTGAATAG
- the hisS gene encoding histidine--tRNA ligase — MAQKPSIPKGTRDFSPVEMVKRNYIFDTVKTVFQKYGYLPIETPAMENLSTLLGKYGEEGDKLLFKILNSGDYLGKADASLLAEKESNKVISQISEKGLRYDLTVPFARFVVQHQSEITFPFKRYQIQPVWRADRPQKGRYREFFQCDVDVVGSNSLLNEVELIQIVDEVYQLLNINVVLKLNNRKVLSGIAEIIDATDKIVDITVAIDKLDKIGLEKVNEELSSKGLSEEAIQTIQPIIMLSGTNREKVAKLREVLAASEIGLKGVDELEVVLNYLDVLNLDLEVELDLTLARGLNYYTGAIFEVKAKDVAIGSITGGGRYDDLTGIFGLKDVSGVGISFGADRIYDVMNQLELFPKADGAKTRAMFVNFGGEDELYALGILTQLRKAGINAELFPDDAKMKKQMNYANKKEIPFVVLTGEEERQAGVVTLKNMETGEQSKLGVDELIKVISI, encoded by the coding sequence ATGGCTCAGAAACCAAGTATACCTAAAGGTACCCGGGATTTTTCGCCTGTGGAGATGGTGAAACGTAACTACATTTTCGATACGGTAAAAACAGTTTTTCAGAAATATGGATATTTACCGATTGAAACTCCTGCAATGGAAAATCTTTCTACTCTATTAGGTAAATATGGTGAAGAAGGTGATAAGCTGTTATTTAAAATATTGAATTCTGGCGATTATCTTGGTAAAGCTGATGCGAGTTTATTAGCTGAAAAAGAATCAAACAAAGTAATATCTCAAATAAGTGAAAAAGGACTTCGTTATGATCTAACCGTTCCTTTTGCCCGTTTTGTGGTACAGCACCAAAGTGAAATTACATTCCCTTTTAAGCGTTATCAGATTCAACCTGTTTGGAGAGCCGATCGACCTCAGAAAGGACGATATCGCGAGTTTTTTCAATGCGATGTTGATGTGGTTGGAAGTAACTCTTTGTTAAATGAGGTGGAGTTGATACAGATTGTTGATGAGGTTTATCAATTGCTTAATATCAATGTAGTATTAAAACTTAACAACCGAAAAGTGCTTTCGGGCATTGCTGAAATTATTGATGCTACTGATAAGATTGTTGATATAACCGTCGCTATTGATAAGCTCGATAAAATTGGTTTGGAAAAAGTAAATGAAGAATTGTCTTCAAAAGGTCTTTCTGAAGAAGCTATTCAAACTATTCAGCCAATTATCATGTTGAGTGGCACCAACAGAGAAAAGGTTGCTAAGTTACGCGAAGTATTGGCGGCATCAGAAATTGGATTGAAAGGTGTTGATGAACTGGAAGTGGTGTTGAATTATCTGGATGTTCTGAATCTGGATTTGGAAGTAGAATTGGATCTTACCTTAGCAAGAGGATTGAATTATTATACTGGAGCAATATTTGAAGTAAAAGCCAAAGATGTGGCTATTGGAAGTATTACCGGTGGTGGTCGATATGATGATTTAACTGGAATTTTTGGTCTGAAGGATGTTTCGGGGGTTGGCATTTCTTTTGGAGCAGATCGTATTTACGATGTAATGAACCAATTGGAATTATTTCCAAAAGCTGACGGAGCCAAAACCAGAGCTATGTTTGTGAATTTTGGTGGTGAAGATGAATTGTATGCGCTGGGAATACTTACTCAATTGAGAAAAGCCGGAATTAATGCCGAGTTATTCCCTGATGATGCAAAAATGAAAAAGCAAATGAATTACGCTAATAAAAAAGAAATTCCATTTGTGGTGTTGACAGGTGAAGAAGAACGTCAGGCTGGAGTAGTGACTTTGAAAAATATGGAAACAGGAGAGCAAAGCAAATTGGGTGTTGATGAATTGATAAAAGTCATCAGCATCTAA